The Kribbella sp. HUAS MG21 genome includes the window ATGCGATGTTCGTCAGCGGCGCCAGCGGGATCAACGTCACGCGCTCACCAGTCGCGGCCGCGTCCCGCAGTACGTCGCGGAGCAGCTCGACCGCGTGCCGCGGATCCGTCGGCCGCGTCGAGCGCGGCCAGTCGAGGTCCCCGAGCCCGTCCTCGCCGTGGACGTGCCGCGCCGACCGGACAGGCTGGATCAGGGGTACGGCGGCACCGCGCGCGACCGGGACATCCGGACGTCCCGCCGCCTCGAGCACGGTCAGCGTGTTGCGCACCACGTCGTCGATCCCGACGTTCCCGCCGGCACACGTCACGGCCTTCAGATCGAGGTCCGGATGCCGGGCCGCCAGCAACAGCGCGCAAGCGTCGTCCAACCCTGTGTCGACATCGAGAATCACCGGCTTCATGGCGTCCATCCTCACATCCGGCACCGACGATCACGCACTCGCGGAGGCCGTAGTTTGCGCCTCCGGAGGCCCTTCGTGGTGGCGCCACGCGGGAGTACACGGGGCCGCGCGGGTGTTGGAACCTGTGACACGCGCGGGCAACCGGAGCGTGCTTGCAAACTGTCGGAGCAGCGATCTAGGATCCCTATATCTAGTGGTTACACGGGTGTAATTTTCCACAGGTAGTGGTTGGTTGCACACAGGTTCTACACAAGTTGTCCCCAGGCCGATCCACAACCCACCCCCGCGGGGTGGTCACGGGAGGAGTGTTCGCCGTGCACTGTCCGTATTGCCGGCACGCCGACTCCCGAGTGGTCGACAGCCGGGTGGCCGAGGACGGCGGAGCGATCCGGCGCCGGCGGCAGTGCCCGGTCTGCGAGAAGCGGTTCACCACCGTCGAGCAGATGCAGCTCACGGTCGTGAAGCGCTCCGGCGCGACCGAGCCGTTCAGCCGCGAGAAGGTCATCAACGGGGTCGGGAAGGCGTGCAAGGGCCGGCCGGTGAACGCCGACCAGCTCGCGCGGCTCGGCCAGAAGGTCGAGGACGCGCTGAAGGGCAGCGGCTCGCCGGAGGTTCCCGCGCACGAGGTCGGACTCGCGATCCTCGGGCCGCTGCGGGAGCTGGACGAGGTCGCCTACCTGCGGTTCGCGAGCGTGTACCGGCAGTTCGAGTCGGCCGACGACTTCGAGACCGAGATCGCGCTGCTGCGGGCCGAGAAGGAGCCGCAGGGCACCGAGCCGGGCCAGCTCAAGCCGACCCAGTAGACGTAAACCGGGGGAACGAAAGGTAGTTCCGGCAGTAGCGGCGTT containing:
- the nrdR gene encoding transcriptional regulator NrdR produces the protein MHCPYCRHADSRVVDSRVAEDGGAIRRRRQCPVCEKRFTTVEQMQLTVVKRSGATEPFSREKVINGVGKACKGRPVNADQLARLGQKVEDALKGSGSPEVPAHEVGLAILGPLRELDEVAYLRFASVYRQFESADDFETEIALLRAEKEPQGTEPGQLKPTQ